The Pseudanabaena sp. FACHB-2040 genome segment AGCCGCACAATGCCGACACTGCCCTGTTGGGGCACAATCGCGGTTGCGATCGCAACAATCGTTTCTCCCTGGGTGATGGAATGAGCCATGGCACTCTTTAATTAAGCCTGATTCCATTGTGGGTGACGGGTTGCGGATTGCGGCGGTTTGAGAGGAGACGCGGAGAGGGGAAGCGGGTGAAGTGGCACAAGGGTTTTAGAGGCAAAAAGCAGCGATCGATACAATGGGCTATAGGGCTTCTACATTGCTAACTCGCTGGTCTATAGCACTCTCTGTCTTTAGAGATAGAGCGGCCTGAGTGGGATTGCACTGGCTTCCTAATCTTTTTTCTGAAACTGCGTCTTATGCCGATTCCGACATCTTCTCGAACTGGGCAACAGCGGAACCGTGTGAGATCGCAGCAAGACTGGCGACGGCGGCTTAAATACTATTATTGGCGTTTGCTGCGGCTTCAGGGCAATCCTCAGGAGATGGCGCGAGGACTGGCCTCGGGCGTTTTTGCCGGGTGTTTTCCGCTGTTTGGTCTGCAGACGATCATTGGCATTGCGATCGCAACCGTCTTGCGGGGCAACCGGATCTTGGCAGCTGCCGGCACGTGGATCAGCAATCCGCTGACCTACGTGCCGCTGTTTGCTTTTAACTATCAAGTAGGGCACCGGGCTCTGGGCGGTGGGCCTGGAGTAGCTTTTACCGACCTCGGTACTTTAAGGGCCTGGATGGAGATGGGCACCGAAGTCACTAGCCGACTAATGCTGGGCAGCACCATCGTGGGCCTATTGACTAGCCTCTTTAGCTACTACCTGGGCAGCGTGCTGCTGCGCCGTCTCCACGAACGCCGCAAACGTGCCCGGCTACGTCAGCGATAGGCCGCTGCCAGTTCGCAGGTGCTGGGATCTGGCTGCTGATAGATCGCGTTTACAGCTTTTGAGGCTTTGCCAGGGAGAATGCGATCGCCCGTCTCTGCAATCCTGAGGGCCTCACATCCAGGCGGTGCCGGAAAGACACAGGCCAGCTTGGCAGCCAGTGGTGGCGGCGCTTCAAACAGCACACTTGTAAAAGAGCCATCATTATGACGGCTGAGCAGCCGCGCCTGCTGCTCAAACAGCCGCAGCGCTACCACCGGATATACCTGTTGGGGAATGCCTAGCAGCGCCCAACCTTTGCTGTCTTTGGCGCGCCGAAAGCGAATGGTAGACCAGGCAGGGGGAGTTGAGACCGAAATAGAAGCGGTTGCCACAGTAGACATAAGCAGAATCTCAGAACGCAGGCTGACGAAGATCTCATACGTGATTCCAGCATAGATCATATGTACTATACTGTCAGCCCCCTCGCTTCCCTGCCGTCACTCGTTACCGCTATGCATCTCCCCCCATTTGAAAGCCCTTGGCGCATCTC includes the following:
- a CDS encoding DUF2062 domain-containing protein gives rise to the protein MPIPTSSRTGQQRNRVRSQQDWRRRLKYYYWRLLRLQGNPQEMARGLASGVFAGCFPLFGLQTIIGIAIATVLRGNRILAAAGTWISNPLTYVPLFAFNYQVGHRALGGGPGVAFTDLGTLRAWMEMGTEVTSRLMLGSTIVGLLTSLFSYYLGSVLLRRLHERRKRARLRQR